A single window of Helicobacter pylori NCTC 11637 = CCUG 17874 = ATCC 43504 = JCM 12093 DNA harbors:
- the alpB gene encoding Hop family adhesin AlpB — protein MKQNLKPFKMIKENLMTQSQKVRFLAPLSLALSLSFNPVGAEEDGGFMTFGYELGQVVQQVKNPGKIKAEELAGLLNSNTTNNTNTNIAGTGGNVAGTLGNLFMNQLGNLIDLYPTLNTTNIQQCGATNSGGSATTAAATTSNSPCFQGNLALYNEMVGSIKTLSQNISKNIFQGDNNTTSQNLSNQLSELNTASVYLTYMNSFLNANNQAGGIFQNNTTQAYRDGVTAQQIAYILKQASITMGPSGDSGAAAAFLDAALAQHVFNSANAGNDLSAKEFTSLVQNIVNNSQNALTLANNANISNSTGYRVSYGGNIDQARSTQLLNNTTNTLAKVTALNNELKANPWLGNFAAGNSSQVNAFNGFITKIGYKQFFGENKNVGLRYYGFFSYNGAGVGNGPTYNQVNLLTYGVGTDVLYNVFSRSFGSRSLNAGFFGGIQLAGDTYISTLRNSPQLANRPTATKFQFLFDVGLRMNFGILKKDLKSHNQHSIEIGVQIPTIYNTYYKAGGAEVKYFRPYSVYWVYGYAF, from the coding sequence ATGAAACAAAATTTAAAGCCATTCAAAATGATTAAGGAAAATTTAATGACACAATCTCAAAAAGTAAGATTCTTAGCCCCTTTAAGCCTAGCGTTAAGCTTGAGCTTCAATCCAGTGGGCGCTGAAGAAGATGGGGGCTTTATGACCTTTGGGTATGAATTAGGTCAGGTGGTCCAACAAGTGAAAAACCCGGGTAAAATCAAAGCCGAAGAATTAGCCGGCTTGTTAAACTCTAATACGACAAACAACACCAATACCAATATTGCAGGCACAGGAGGCAATGTCGCCGGGACTTTGGGCAACCTCTTTATGAACCAACTAGGCAATTTGATTGATTTGTATCCCACTTTGAACACTACTAACATCCAACAATGTGGTGCTACTAATAGTGGTGGTAGTGCGACCACAGCCGCTGCTACTACTAGCAATAGCCCTTGTTTCCAAGGTAACCTGGCTCTTTATAACGAAATGGTTGGCTCTATCAAAACTTTGAGTCAAAACATCAGCAAGAACATCTTTCAAGGCGACAACAACACCACGAGCCAAAACCTCTCCAACCAGCTCAGTGAGCTTAACACCGCTAGCGTTTATTTGACTTACATGAACTCATTCTTAAACGCCAATAACCAAGCGGGTGGGATTTTTCAAAACAACACCACTCAAGCTTATAGAGATGGTGTTACCGCCCAACAAATCGCTTATATCCTAAAGCAAGCTTCAATCACTATGGGGCCAAGCGGTGATAGCGGGGCTGCCGCAGCGTTTTTGGATGCCGCTTTAGCGCAACATGTCTTCAACTCCGCTAACGCCGGGAATGATTTGAGCGCTAAGGAATTCACTAGCTTGGTGCAAAACATCGTCAATAATTCTCAAAACGCTTTAACGCTAGCCAACAACGCTAACATCAGCAATTCAACAGGCTATCGAGTGAGCTATGGCGGGAATATTGATCAAGCGCGCTCTACCCAACTGTTAAACAACACCACAAACACTTTGGCTAAAGTTACCGCTCTAAACAACGAGCTTAAAGCTAACCCATGGCTTGGGAATTTCGCTGCCGGTAACAGCTCTCAAGTGAATGCGTTTAACGGGTTTATCACTAAAATCGGTTATAAGCAATTCTTTGGGGAAAACAAGAATGTGGGCTTACGCTACTACGGCTTCTTCAGCTATAATGGTGCGGGCGTGGGTAATGGCCCTACTTACAATCAAGTCAATCTGCTCACTTATGGGGTGGGGACTGATGTGCTTTACAATGTGTTTAGCCGCTCTTTTGGTAGCCGAAGTCTTAATGCGGGCTTCTTTGGGGGGATCCAACTCGCAGGGGACACTTACATCAGCACGCTAAGAAACAGCCCTCAGCTTGCGAATAGACCCACAGCGACGAAATTCCAATTCTTGTTTGATGTGGGCTTACGCATGAACTTTGGTATCTTGAAAAAAGACTTGAAAAGCCATAACCAGCATTCTATAGAAATCGGTGTGCAAATCCCTACGATTTACAACACTTATTATAAAGCTGGCGGTGCTGAAGTGAAATACTTCCGCCCTTATAGCGTGTATTGGGTCTATGGCTACGCCTTCTAA
- the hofG gene encoding outer membrane beta-barrel protein HofG: protein MRQEKCFLTSSLSLLSFLLCPVEAFDYRFSGRVENFSKIGFNNSQINTKKGIYPTESFIDIVTLAQVKVNLLPKGTENHRLSVSLGGAIAAIPYDKTKYDINQANGKIFGSIVENFIGGYHGYFFNKYLGPAYAGTSQSASYHARPYVVDTAFLRYDYKDVFGFKAGRYEANIDFMSGSNQGWEVYYQPYKTETQRLRFWWWSSFGRGLAFNSWIYEFFATVPYLKKGGNPNNSNDFINYGWHGITTTYSYKGLDAQFFYYFAPKTYNAPGFKLVYDTNRNFQNVGFRSQSMIMTTFPLYYRGWYNPETNTYSLEDSTPHGSLLGRNGVTLNIRQVFWWDNFNWSIGFYNTFGNSDAFLGSHTMPRGNNTSYIGSEISITTRHAGMIGYDFWDNTAYDGLADAITNANTFTFYTSVGGIHKRFAWHVFGRVSHANKNALGQVGRANEYSLQFNASYAFTESVLLNFRITYYGARINKGYQAGYFGAPKFNNPDGDFSANYQDRSYMMTNLTLKF, encoded by the coding sequence GTGAGGCAAGAAAAGTGTTTTTTGACTTCTTCTTTATCGCTTTTATCGTTTTTATTATGTCCTGTAGAAGCTTTTGATTATCGCTTTAGCGGTCGTGTGGAGAACTTTTCTAAGATTGGTTTTAACAATTCTCAAATCAATACTAAAAAAGGGATTTATCCTACTGAAAGTTTTATAGATATTGTAACTTTAGCGCAAGTCAAAGTCAATTTACTCCCTAAAGGCACCGAAAACCATAGGCTCTCTGTCTCTTTGGGTGGGGCGATTGCAGCCATTCCTTATGATAAGACTAAGTATGATATTAACCAAGCTAACGGGAAGATTTTTGGCTCTATTGTAGAGAATTTCATTGGGGGCTATCATGGATACTTTTTCAATAAGTATCTTGGCCCTGCTTATGCGGGGACTTCTCAATCAGCGAGCTATCATGCAAGGCCTTATGTGGTGGATACCGCTTTTTTACGATACGATTACAAAGATGTTTTTGGGTTTAAAGCGGGGCGTTATGAGGCGAATATTGATTTTATGAGCGGTTCCAATCAAGGGTGGGAAGTGTATTATCAGCCCTATAAGACTGAGACGCAAAGGTTAAGGTTTTGGTGGTGGAGTTCTTTTGGGAGAGGTTTGGCGTTCAACTCTTGGATTTATGAGTTTTTTGCGACAGTGCCTTATTTGAAAAAGGGAGGCAATCCTAATAACAGCAACGATTTCATCAATTATGGCTGGCATGGGATCACCACGACTTATTCTTATAAAGGTTTAGACGCTCAATTTTTTTATTATTTTGCGCCTAAGACTTATAACGCTCCTGGTTTTAAGCTGGTTTATGACACGAATAGGAATTTTCAAAATGTAGGCTTTCGCTCTCAAAGCATGATCATGACAACCTTTCCTTTATACTATAGGGGGTGGTATAACCCAGAAACAAACACTTATAGTTTAGAAGACAGCACGCCTCATGGATCGTTGTTGGGGAGGAATGGCGTTACTTTAAATATCCGCCAGGTTTTTTGGTGGGATAATTTCAACTGGTCCATTGGCTTTTATAACACCTTTGGCAATTCAGACGCTTTTTTAGGCTCTCACACGATGCCAAGGGGTAATAACACTTCCTATATCGGTAGTGAAATCTCCATAACGACTAGGCATGCCGGAATGATTGGCTATGATTTTTGGGATAATACGGCTTATGATGGGCTGGCTGATGCGATCACTAACGCGAACACTTTCACTTTTTACACTTCTGTTGGAGGGATCCATAAGCGTTTTGCATGGCATGTTTTTGGGCGCGTCTCTCATGCGAATAAAAATGCGTTAGGGCAAGTGGGGAGGGCTAATGAATATTCCTTGCAATTCAATGCGAGCTATGCGTTCACTGAATCGGTTCTTCTTAACTTTAGGATCACTTATTATGGGGCTAGGATCAATAAAGGGTATCAAGCAGGGTATTTTGGAGCGCCCAAATTCAATAACCCTGATGGCGATTTTAGCGCTAATTACCAAGACAGAAGTTACATGATGACCAACCTCACGCTGAAGTTTTGA
- the alpA gene encoding Hop family adhesin AlpA, which yields MIKKNRTLFLSLALCASISYAEDDGGFFTVGYQLGQVMQDVQNPGGAKSDELARELNADVTNNILNNNTGGNVAGALSNAFSQYLYSLLGAYPTKLNSSDVSANALLSGAVGSGTCAAAGTAGGASLNTQSACTAAGYYWLPSLTDRILSTIGSQTNYGTNTNFPNMQQQLTYLNAGNVFFNAMNKALEKNGTTNGTSSTSGATGSDGQTYSQQAIQYLQGQQNILNNAANLLKQDELLLEAFNSAVAANIGNKEFNSAAFTGLVQGIIDQSQLVYNELTKNTISGSAVNSAGINPNQANAVQGRASQLPNALYNAQVTLDKINALNNQVRSMPYLPQFRAGNSRSTNILNGFYTKIGYKQFFGKKRNIGLRYYGFFSYNGASVGFRSTQNNVGLYTYGVGTDVLYNIFSRSYQNRSVDMGFFSGIQLAGETVQSTLRDDPNVKLHGKINNTHFQFLFDFGMRMNFGKLDGKSNRHNQHTVEFGVVVPTIYNTYYKSAGTTVKYFRPYSVYWSYGYSF from the coding sequence ATGATAAAGAAAAATAGAACGCTGTTTCTTAGTCTAGCCCTTTGCGCTAGCATAAGTTATGCCGAAGATGATGGAGGGTTTTTCACCGTCGGTTATCAGCTCGGGCAAGTCATGCAAGATGTCCAAAACCCAGGCGGCGCTAAAAGCGACGAACTCGCCAGAGAGCTTAACGCTGATGTAACGAACAACATTTTAAACAACAACACCGGAGGCAATGTCGCAGGGGCGTTGAGTAACGCTTTCTCCCAATACCTTTATTCGCTTTTAGGGGCGTATCCCACGAAACTCAATAGTAGCGATGTGTCTGCGAACGCTCTTTTAAGTGGTGCGGTAGGCTCTGGGACTTGTGCGGCTGCAGGGACAGCCGGTGGCGCATCTCTTAACACTCAAAGCGCTTGCACCGCTGCGGGCTATTACTGGCTCCCTAGCTTGACTGACAGGATTTTAAGCACGATCGGCAGCCAGACTAACTACGGCACGAACACCAATTTCCCCAACATGCAACAACAGCTCACCTATTTGAACGCGGGGAATGTGTTTTTTAACGCGATGAATAAGGCTTTAGAGAAGAATGGGACTACTAATGGCACTAGTAGCACTAGCGGTGCGACTGGTTCAGATGGTCAAACCTACTCTCAACAAGCCATCCAATACCTTCAAGGCCAACAAAATATCTTAAATAACGCAGCGAATTTGCTCAAGCAAGATGAATTGCTCTTAGAAGCTTTCAACTCTGCCGTAGCTGCTAACATTGGGAATAAGGAATTCAATTCAGCCGCTTTTACAGGTTTGGTGCAAGGCATTATTGATCAATCCCAATTGGTTTATAACGAGCTCACTAAAAACACCATTAGCGGGAGTGCGGTTAATAGCGCTGGGATAAACCCCAACCAAGCTAACGCTGTGCAAGGGCGTGCCAGTCAGCTCCCTAACGCTCTTTATAACGCGCAAGTAACTTTGGATAAAATCAACGCGCTCAACAATCAGGTGAGAAGCATGCCTTACTTGCCCCAATTCAGAGCCGGGAACAGCCGTTCAACGAATATTTTAAACGGGTTTTACACCAAAATAGGCTATAAGCAGTTCTTTGGGAAGAAAAGGAATATCGGTTTGCGCTATTATGGTTTCTTTTCTTATAACGGAGCGAGCGTGGGCTTTAGATCCACTCAAAATAATGTAGGGTTATACACTTATGGGGTGGGGACTGATGTGTTGTATAACATCTTTAGCCGCTCCTATCAAAACCGCTCTGTGGATATGGGCTTTTTTAGCGGTATCCAATTAGCCGGCGAAACCGTCCAATCCACGCTCAGAGATGACCCCAATGTGAAATTGCATGGGAAAATCAATAACACGCACTTCCAGTTTCTCTTTGACTTCGGTATGAGGATGAACTTCGGTAAGTTGGACGGGAAATCCAACCGCCACAACCAGCACACGGTGGAATTTGGCGTAGTAGTGCCTACGATTTATAACACTTATTACAAATCAGCAGGGACTACCGTGAAGTATTTCCGTCCTTATAGCGTTTATTGGTCTTATGGGTATTCATTCTAA